A window of the Buchnera aphidicola (Tetraneura ulmi) genome harbors these coding sequences:
- the flgI gene encoding flagellar basal body P-ring protein FlgI, whose amino-acid sequence MKKNIFFKVYIILLFTFISIPAYSDKIRNLTTIQQSIQENKLIGYGLVVGLNGSGDETKQSPLTNQSLFGMLSRLGISISSNSKINPKNTASVMVTATLPKFSYVGQKMNVHVSSIGTAQSLEGGILIMTPLRASNNKIYATAQGHVLIEEAKSKKNNFFYFQFPNPHSNVGKIILGATVKKTMNNKIETNGLIYLQLNKEDFSTSQIISNYINKKFNNIATPIDARTIKIALPKNQNKKIKMICEIQNINVFLPKKGEKIIINSKTGTVVSNGNIKINSCNISHKKISILINQKIIKNYENNINSFIKNKNYSINKENKFNSYNSNLINIIRALQSLGTKPEELIFILKSMKNAGCITAKLEII is encoded by the coding sequence ATGAAAAAAAATATATTTTTTAAAGTCTATATAATTTTATTATTTACTTTTATTTCTATTCCTGCATATTCTGATAAAATAAGAAATTTAACTACTATACAACAAAGTATACAAGAAAATAAACTTATAGGATATGGATTAGTAGTTGGATTAAATGGGTCTGGAGATGAAACTAAACAATCTCCTTTAACTAACCAAAGTTTATTTGGTATGCTATCTAGATTAGGAATATCTATTTCTTCTAATTCTAAAATTAATCCAAAGAATACAGCTTCTGTAATGGTAACAGCAACTTTACCTAAATTCAGCTATGTTGGACAAAAAATGAATGTACATGTTTCTTCTATTGGAACAGCACAAAGTTTAGAAGGTGGAATCCTTATAATGACTCCTTTACGGGCAAGTAATAATAAAATTTATGCTACTGCACAAGGACATGTATTAATTGAAGAAGCAAAAAGTAAAAAAAACAATTTTTTTTACTTTCAATTTCCAAATCCCCATTCTAATGTAGGTAAAATTATTCTAGGGGCTACTGTAAAAAAAACAATGAATAATAAAATTGAAACGAATGGTTTAATTTACTTACAATTAAATAAAGAAGATTTTTCTACATCCCAAATAATTAGTAATTACATTAATAAAAAATTCAATAATATTGCAACTCCAATTGATGCAAGAACTATAAAAATAGCTCTTCCAAAAAACCAAAATAAAAAAATTAAAATGATATGTGAAATACAAAATATTAATGTTTTTCTTCCTAAAAAAGGTGAAAAAATAATTATAAATTCAAAAACTGGAACTGTGGTTTCTAACGGAAATATAAAAATAAATTCTTGTAATATATCACATAAAAAAATATCAATATTAATAAATCAAAAGATAATAAAAAATTATGAAAACAATATAAATTCTTTTATTAAAAATAAAAATTATTCAATTAATAAAGAAAATAAATTTAATTCGTATAATAGTAACTTAATAAACATAATAAGAGCATTACAGTCTTTAGGAACTAAACCAGAAGAACTGATATTTATTTTAAAATCAATGAAAAATGCAGGTTGTATAACCGCTAAATTAGAGATTATATAA
- a CDS encoding flagellar basal body L-ring protein FlgH, translating into MHKYFLLKSYNFFFVAIIALLLGGCSVVPNSKFLKNSKKCSIYDNKEKTNFTTNEELSLFEDYQPHNVGDTMTVVLEENVSASNSSSENIAKEGDSYIAMTPFPNPIGIMHKKNIKKNEFNGETKNNYSGLGNSTSKNILEGVITVTINEILSNGNLKVEGEKRITINKGTEYIKFTGIVNPRTIDKDNSVISTQIANANIEYVNNNYTNSINKMGWLQRWFFKIWPL; encoded by the coding sequence GTGCATAAATATTTTTTATTAAAAAGCTATAATTTTTTTTTTGTAGCAATAATTGCATTACTTCTAGGTGGATGTTCTGTTGTTCCAAATAGTAAATTTTTAAAAAATTCAAAAAAATGTTCTATTTATGATAATAAAGAAAAAACAAATTTTACTACAAATGAAGAATTGTCTTTATTTGAAGATTATCAACCACATAACGTCGGCGACACCATGACTGTTGTATTAGAAGAAAACGTAAGTGCTAGCAATAGTTCTTCGGAAAACATTGCTAAAGAAGGAGATAGCTACATTGCCATGACTCCTTTTCCAAATCCTATAGGAATAATGCATAAAAAAAATATTAAAAAAAACGAATTTAATGGAGAAACAAAAAATAATTATTCTGGTTTAGGTAACTCTACTTCTAAAAATATATTAGAAGGAGTAATTACAGTAACAATTAATGAAATATTATCTAATGGAAATTTAAAAGTTGAAGGAGAAAAAAGAATCACAATAAACAAAGGAACCGAATACATAAAATTTACTGGAATAGTAAATCCAAGAACTATTGATAAAGATAATTCCGTAATTTCAACACAAATTGCTAATGCTAATATAGAATACGTGAACAACAATTATACAAATTCAATAAATAAAATGGGTTGGTTGCAACGTTGGTTTTTCAAAATATGGCCTTTATAA